AAGTCCTTAAATCACAAACAACTTAACttgatattttatgttttcttatCTTATTCATCAGTTCTGAAATGTAACGTTTAGAAAGTAGTGATGATATGTTACCACTTTTAACCCAAACTGGAATATCTCCAGATACTGATATCAGTTTGACAGggtcattttagacattttaaactattattagaattataatgatataatattaaagaataaataaaaagcccacaacatgactcagctaaaatgtgcatttttacagtcagtgaaacatgcgatatataggatttttaattggatttgacatttttatctgcCCGAAATACTGAATATCGTTTTGGCTCATCCCTATTTTTGAGAAACAAATGCAGTATTTGTTGAATACgtgcctgtgtttttgtgtttttgtgttcttgGTGGGTTTGAATGGTCATGGAACATTCAGATACAGATTGAAATAAGCTCTTAAACCCTGTGAGGCTGATTGTTGCAGGGTCACAATATTCTTTCTCACCTTACTCTGGTACATCTTGACCTCTTCGTAGGAGTGTGTCTGCCAGgcgagctgctgcagctcctccgTCGTGTACTGACACGTCTCCAGGTGAGACTTGATGATATTCTGAGCGATGCGGTCTGAAAGAGACCATACATTTTCTCCAGTcaatcagagattaaggaaacattgCATTGACAGTAATTTGGTCTGTTGCTCCACCCACCACCATTGTAATTGGACAATCTAGATTGACCCAGACAGTCCCAGAcccagataaatgggaggtTTGTGTCAGTACAGGCATCCAGCGTAAACAtctcaaatatgcagatcatctGCTGTGAGAGGGAGGAGCTGAAACTCCCTGACATGTTATGTATGTGGATGTGAGTCTTTGGCAACCGGCACTCTCTTGCAGTAACCAGTTTTAACACTAAAGGTCGCTGTTGTTCAGatttttatatgaatatatatattttaaaacctTGGAACCGACGTTTTGGGAGAACGGGTCCCAACCTTGTGTCGTTGTGgattttccatgatacagttctactTGGCTCGACtgggtttggtatcagtcatgTTGTTTTACACGACTTCATAGTTCCCACATGGTTTTACACGTGACAGTAAATCTGCCTCCGTAGTTGACTTTTCACACCACTGTATTCAGTGTTATTTCATGggtatgaagacatttcctgaaagaATGTGGTGTTTGGGGCAAACCTTTTTGAGAATGAAAAAGGAACAGATCGTGTAGGGACTGTTCCGTTTTCTGTGGCGACAAGGCCTGAGCTGAACATACCATAATATGGCCTCCTGGTCAGCTGTCTGCGTTTAAGCCTGTCTGATCTGCTATTCCTCGCTCAGATTAACGCTGTGACTCACAGCCGCTGCTGCTACTTTCTGAGTATCTGTTCATTTTCCATGTGTTGGACGTGTTGGATGTGAACAGAACTTTGTTTACCCAGCTCTCCCATGCTGACGTTACTGTGTCCCAGCTGACTCTCCTGGTAGCCGCCGTAGCTGAAGAGGTTGGGCACTGGCGTCAGGTCGTACACCGGCTCCTGCTTTATGTGCTTCATGCCCGACATGTCCAGACCCGACTGATCTGGGGACGGCTGGGTGGAGTCCATCCCGTAGTAGCCCCCGGGGACTCCGCCTCCATTACCGTGGCCACCTTTGGGCAGCTCAATAACGTGGCCGTTGGCGTAGGTGCCGCCGATCTCGTGGTTGAGGTTGGAGAGTCCGTTGGTGAGGCTGGAGGAGTAAACGCGTGCGAGAGCTTCAGCTTCTCCcgtctgctgctgccgctgctcctGCAGTCGAGCCTGGTGCTTCTGCACTTCTGCGTAAAGGCTGTCGCGCTGCTTCTTGGACATGCGGCCAAACTTGACCGCTGTGTTTCAGAGACAAACGAGGACAACGTTTAGAGACACATTTCATCAAAACTCAGTGGGAAGCAAAAGTAAAGACTGAAAATTCCTTGTGAAGTCGAAAAGACGGACAAGACAAACACACTGGCGTCAACATTTCTTAGCGATCAGACAATAATTCATGATATTATTGCTTTAgtaacatatttgtgtttttgtcacatacACAACATTTTGTATCATCTTTTTGGtaacttcactttttttataaatatgttttggtAACAATGCAAcatatatttatctttttcgGTAACatcagtatatatattttttacacaattttGTAGAATGccacacattttttatatatacatatacacatttacatcagtgatgtctttgtattattaattaaatgtctatgtttgtttttattttccaaacactTACAGATACAAACTAAAAGAAGTGTCTTACGAAAAGGAAAATTGAAGCCTATTTTACAAATTGcgtcatgtatttatttgttttttatggtgACAGGACGTGTCCTCGCCTACCGTCTCGGGACATTCCCAGAGCCAGGCATTTCTGCAGGCGACAGTGTTGGCAGCGGTTGCGGTTGGTTCTGTCGATGAGGCAGTTCCTCTGACGAGGACATGAGTATGACGCGTTGTTCTGCTGACTCCGTCTGAAGAAACCCTGCttacaaacaatgacaaataacaaTGGTCATGTTCACAGTAACCATGACTGTGCAGTTTTTCACAGTCATGGATTAAAAAACCACACAACTCACCTTACAGCCCTCACACGTGATGACGCCATAGTGGATCCCTGAAGATTTGTCGCCGCAGATTTTGCACGGTATGACTTCGATTTGggctgaggacagagagaggacagagagtgtGACAAAAACCTGGACAGGATGTGGACTTTTGTCTCTGCTGGTGGTCTCATTTATTAAAGGTTACAAAACGACATGACCTGCTGTGTCGAACCTGATGGAggtagtctgtgtgtgtgtgtgtgtgtgtgtgtgtgtgtgtgagagactttACCAGGGCAGAGTGACATCTGGTcactgaatacacacacacacacacacacacacacacacaagtacgcaTACACACTTGCGAAAACACACTCAGGGTAAGAATAACTGTCTTGTGTTGGTTCTTTGTGTTTGAAGGAGAAACTCCTGCAGGTTAGCAGCGTTAACCATAATGAGAGCACAGGTTACATcactgaatcacacacacacacacacacacacacatcatttttcaAATCCAAATTTCCTGTCAGAGTCCAAGAGCAATTTTTCCATTTCATCTCAGAAATTCCACATTTAAAGTTATTTGCCATGtctctttttaaatatgttgtttttattaactcCACTAAGGAAGTAATAATGTTTATCTGTAACTTTGTTCTTCTGCTAGcgacttcctgtctgcagttaTTTGACATGTCAGTCAGAATTTAGGTGACACATTGTTAAGTAGgtttattcagtttaaatgacttgttgcaaaaacaacagaaagtattcacactCGAGTATGTGTTGTCTGATTCCGTAATCTCTGAATCtgattccttttttctttttgtcagtaAACGTTAAACGGTTACTCACTGTGAAGAGGAAGCTCCATGTGCACATTCaccgaaaaacaacaaaaacaaaacctccaCACATCAACAACCGGAACACTTTCAGTGAAACGCAGCGAAACTCCTGCTCACACTACTGCTCTCTTTCAAGTTACCATCCATAATGAACGGGCAGTTCCTGTTCAGAGCTGAGATGATGGGATGTATGTACAGGTATGTCTGCTGAGACGGCACCCTCTCTATAAAGAGATTAGACAGACAATCTAATCCTAAATTATTACTCCCAccagtgagctgctgctgctgctgctgctgctgctgctgcttcagtcaaacatggaggaaatGGTGCGAGTTTTAATGGAAAAAGTTCAGAGGCGACTTTTAGAAAAACACGTTTCATCCAGTGGACTCTAAAAGAACACAACATAGCCTGAATTGTGATTGGAGTATTTTTACCATATTTACCTTGGCTCATtatagtaatattaataatattaataataataatagggtTTCAAAGAtattttgattaattgattattaatttattactcaattaatctttaattatttttaaaaatgtatcatcaGTTTGAGTTTCTATAATAATTctaatcagtttgagtgattgttcagcttcttaaatgtgaatattttctggtttctttgctgcatataaatcattaaaactgagtcattttggtttgtggacactTGAGAAACATCACCAGTTCCagttttgacaaacactgatcattaTTTCTCAagattttatgaacaaaatcaatcaattaatcaagaaaaaaaaagttagctgcagccctaaatcatattctttttttattgatgcGTGGtgatgtatatacatatgtgtatatatactgtatatatatgcatatatatatgtaaacatttaTGCAACAGCTCTTGTAATATCTGTC
The DNA window shown above is from Solea senegalensis isolate Sse05_10M linkage group LG5, IFAPA_SoseM_1, whole genome shotgun sequence and carries:
- the rorb gene encoding nuclear receptor ROR-beta — its product is MELPLHTQIEVIPCKICGDKSSGIHYGVITCEGCKGFFRRSQQNNASYSCPRQRNCLIDRTNRNRCQHCRLQKCLALGMSRDAVKFGRMSKKQRDSLYAEVQKHQARLQEQRQQQTGEAEALARVYSSSLTNGLSNLNHEIGGTYANGHVIELPKGGHGNGGGVPGGYYGMDSTQPSPDQSGLDMSGMKHIKQEPVYDLTPVPNLFSYGGYQESQLGHSNVSMGELDRIAQNIIKSHLETCQYTTEELQQLAWQTHSYEEVKMYQSKPRDALWQQCAIQVTHAIQYVVEFAKRISGFMELCQNDQILLLKSGCLEVVLVRMCRAFNPLNNTVLFEGKYGGMQMFKALGCDDLVSAVFDFAKSMCSLQLTEEEIALFSAAVLISTDRPWLMEPRKVQKLQEKIYFTLQHIMQKNHMDEDALAKLISRIPTLSALCTLHTEELQAFQQLHPETVNVLFPPLYKELFNPDPNSTMVMPK